In Micromonospora inyonensis, the genomic window ACCGAGCTGACCGGGGTCGGTGACGTCACGGCCCGCTGCGTGGTCGAGTCGCTGGCCGGCGAGGAGCCGGTCTACCTGCGCCGGCTGGCCGCCACCGAGGGCACCGACCTGGACGCGGCCGCCACCGACCTGCGTACGGCGTTGCGCGGCGACTGTCACACCCACTCCGACTGGTCCGACGGCGGGTCGCCGATCGAGGAGATGACCCTCGCCGCGGTCGAGCTGGGCCACGAGTACCTGGTGCTGACCGATCACTCGCCCCGGCTGAAGGTGGCACGGGGGCTGACCGCCGACCGGCTGCGCCGTCAACTCGACCACGTGGCGCAACTCAACGACGCGCTGCCGGAGGGGTTCCGCGTCCTCACCGGGATCGAGGTGGACATCCTCGCCGACGGCTCGCTCGACCAGTCCGAGGAACTGCTGGCCCGGCTGGACGTCGTGGTCGGCTCGGTGCACAGCGGCCTGAACGACGACCGGGCGAGGATGACCCGGCGGATGCTCACCGCCGTCGCCAACCCGCACCTGGACATCCTCGGTCACTGCACCGGGCGGATGGTGTCGTCCCGTCCGGCCGGAGTGAAGGGTCCGGGCGACCGGGCGCACCGGCCGCGGACCCGGGCGGAGAGCGACTTCGACGCCGACGCCGTCTTCGCCGCCTGTGCCGAACACGGCAAGGCCGTCGAGATCAACTCACGGCCGGAACGGCAGGACCCGCCGAAACGCCTGATCCGGCGTGCCCTGGAGGCCGGCTGCGTCTTCGCGGTGAACACCGACGCGCACGCCCCGGGCCAGCTCGACTGGCAGCGGTTCGGCTGCGAACGGGCCGCCCGGTGCGGGGTGACCGTCGACCGGGTGGTGAACACCCGGTCGGCCGACGAGCTGATCGCCTGGGCACGGAGCCACGGCGACGCCTAGGAGGTTCGCGGTGGCCCGCCCCGACCAGCCGGCGCACCGGACCGGCGACGGACGCGACGGAGCGGCCGGGATCAGTTCCGGGCGGCCACGGTGGGGACGGCGCGCGCCGTCATGGTCTCCGGCCGCCCCGGCCAGCGGAGGAACCCCTGCGACACCGCCACCCCGAGCAGCACGACCAGCGCCCCGACCGGCTGGTGCCAGGTGGGCGTCTCGTCGAGGACCAGCGCGCCGATGAGCACCGCGAAGACCGGGATCAGGTAGGTCACCGTGGACGCCGCGCTCGCGCCGATCACCCGGATGTTGTGCATGTTGATCACGAAGGCCAGCCCAGTGCCGAAGGCTCCCAGCGCCAACACGCTGGCCACCACGTCCCAGGAGAGCGCGGTGGGCACGGGCGGCGCCCCGGCCACCAGCGGTGCCACCACCGCCAGCTGGACGGTGGCGAGCAGCAGCTGCGCCGCCGACAGGGCCAGCCCGGACACCGCACGGCCGGCGACGAACCGCTTCTGGTACGGGACGGCCAGTCCGTAGCAGGCCGCCGCACCGAAGCACATCAGCTGCCCGGTGAAGGTGGCACCGCCGACGCCCTGCCAGACGCCGAGCACCACCAGCACCCCGGCGAAGCCCAGCCCGAGGCCGACGGCCCGGCGCGCGGTCAACCGCTCGGTCCGGAACACCAGCACCGCCAGCGGCAGGACGACCAGCGGCGTGGTGGCGTTCCAGATGCCGGCGAGCATCGACGGGATCCGCTGCTCGCCGTAGCCGAAGAGGGTGAACGGGAGCGCCACACCGAACGCGGCCACCACCGTGAGGTGCAGCCAGAGCCGACGGTCGCGGGGAAGCCGGTCACGGAGCACGGCGAGCACCACGAGGAGGGTCAGCGCCCCGGTGCCGACCCGCCCCAGGGTGACGTAGACCGGATGCAGCTCCCGGATCCCGATCTTGATGAACAGGAAACTGGAGCCCCAGATCGCGGCGAGCAGCACGAACCCGGGCAGCCAACTGCGCAGGGGTGCCCGGTCAGGGGTGGAATCCGGTGTCACTCCTGACACTCTGCCGCAACCCCCCGACATTGTCCGGCGATATCCGGTCGCCATGTCGCGCGTCACCGCAACCTGCCTACAGTGGTGGCGTTGACCAGCCGAGGAGGTGGCGACCGATGGCCATGCCGATGCAGTTCGACCCGCTCGTCGATCTCGACGGAATGTGGACGACCACGCTCGCCGACCGTTACCTCCCGCTCCCGGAGCTGCCCCAGGCGCGCTACGAGTGCATCGACGGAAGGCTGGTCATGACCCCCGCGGAAGTAGGCAGCAACAGTTTCGGCGAGATCAGGTTCGCCCGGCTCCTGGCGCCCGCCGTCGAGGCCGCCGGCTTCTACGTGTACGGGCAGGTGAACCTCACCTTCGGCCCGCAGCGGTGGATCCAGCCCGACGTCACGGTCCTGCACACCCTGCCGGCCACCGACGAGGAGGACCGCTGGGTCCCGGCCCCGCTCTGCACGATGGCGGTGGAGTTCGTCTCGCCGGGCAGCCGTCGGCAGGACTGCGTCGACAAGCCGCGCCGGTGCGCCGAGGGTGGCGTGCCGTACTTCATGCGGGTGGAGATCGTCCGGCGGTTGCGCAGTGCCTCGGTCGAGTTCTTCGCCCTCGACACGGCCGGCGGGTACGCCCCGGTCGCCAAGGCGGTCGGCGGCGAGCGGCTGACGGTCGACGCGCCGTTCCCGATCGCCCTGGACCCGGCCGAGCTGCTGCCCTGAGTGCCCGGAGAGCCGACCCGACCGCCACCTCGGCACGCCGGAAAGAAGGTCGACAGCTCAGGCAGCCGGTCACGTAGGGTTCCCCCGTGGGACGAATCGACGACCTCGCAAACCGGTACGTGGTGGAGTGGGCCGAACTCAACCCGGCCGGCGCCACGTACACCGGCATCGCCGGCCACGACGACCGGCTCGACGACCTGTCGCCGGACGGCTACGCCGCCCGCGCCGAGCTGGACCGGCGCACCCTGGCCGAGCTGGACGTCATCGAGCCGGACACCCTGGCGGAGCGGACCGCCAAGGAGGCCATGCAGGAGCGGCTGGGCCTGACCCTGGCCCGCTACGACGCGGGCGAGGAGACCAGCGCGATCAACGTGATCGCCAGCGGGCTGCACGACATCCGCGCGGTCTTCGACCTGATGCCGACCGAGGGCGAGCAGGCGGTGGCGAACGTCGCCGCCCGGCTCCACCAGTTCGCGGGCGCGCTCGACGGTTACAAGACCACGCTGCGCGAGGCGGCCGACGCCGGCCACGTCTCCTCCCGTGCGCAGATGATCGAGGTCGCCAAACAGTGCGACGTATGGACCGACCCGGGCGGCGACAACTTCTTCCACGGCCTGGTCGAGCGGCTCGGTGCCGACGGCACGCTCGGCGCGGACCTGCGCCGGGGCGCGGCGGCGGCCACCGCGGCGACCGCCGGGTTCGGTCAGTTCCTCCGCACCGAACTGGCCCCCCGGGGGCGGGAGAAGCAGGCGGCCGGCCGGGAACGCTACGAACTGGCCTCGCAGTACTTCCTCGGCGCGAAGATCGACCTGGACGAGACGTACGCCTGGGGTTTCGAGGAGCTGGCCCGCCTCGAGGCCGACATGCGGACGGCGGCGGCCCGGATCGTCGGCCCCGGGGCGACCGTCGACGAGGCGGTGGCCCTGCTGGACGCCGACCCGGCCCGCACGATCCAGGGCAAGGAGGCGTTCCGGGACTGGATGCAGGCGCTCGCCGACAAGGCCGTCGGCGAGCTGCACGGCACCCACTTCGACATCCCCGAGCAGGTACGCCGTATCGAGTGCTGCCTCGCCCCGACCAGCGACGGCGGCATCTACTACACCGGCCCCAGCGAGGACTTCTCCCGACCGGGCCGGATGTGGTGGGCCGTGCCGCAGGGCGTCACCGACTTCTCCACCTGGCGCGAGGTGACCACCGTCTACCACGAGGGCGTGCCGGGTCATCACCTCCAGGTCGGGCAGACCGCCGTCCGGGCCGAGCTGCTCAACCGCTGGCAGCGGCTGCTCTGCTGGGTCTCCGGGCACGGCGAGGGCTGGGCCCTCTACGCCGAGCGCCTGATGGAGGATCTGGGCTACCTGGAGGATCCGGGTGACCGGCTCGGCATGCTCGACGCGCAGGCGTTCCGGGCGGCCCGGGTCATCGTCGACATCGGCATGCACCTGGAGCTGGAGATCCCCCGGGACAATCCGTTCGGCTTCCACCCGGGCGAGCGCTGGACGCCCGAGCTGGGCTGGGAGTTCATGCGCGCGCACTGCCGGGTGCCGGACGAGAACCTGCGCTTCGAGCTGAACCGCTACCTGGGCTGGCCGGGGCAGGCCCCGTCGTACAAGGTCGGCGAGCGGATCTGGCTCCAGGCCCGGGACGAGGCGAAGACCCGCAAGGGTGCCGACTTCGACCTCAAGGAGTTCCACCGGCAGGCGCTGGACCTGGGCGCGCTCGGGCTCGACCCGCTGCGCCGGGCGCTCGCCCGGCTCTGACGAAGCGAGGGGCGACCGGACCGGGCGGAGCCGTCCGGCCCGGCCGCCGCTGGACTCAGGGCAGGGTCAGCCGGAGCGGGCTGTCGCCGGTGGTGAGCACGTCACAGTCGACGAGGGCCAGGTCCATCACCGGGTCCTGGAAGATCAGCTGTGGCGCGGTGACCGGGATGCCGTCCGGAAAGGGCAGGTCCGGGGTGAGCGTGACGGTGACCAGGCCGGGGCCGCCGAGCAGGGAGATCCGGCCGGTGAACCGAGTGGCGTAGAAGGCCACGTCGCCGTCGACGGTGAGCTGGTCGGTGACGTACCGCAGCGGACGTCCACCGGCGCCGGTGGACTGGAGCGCGAAGTCGTCGGTGACCGCCCGACGCATGCTGAACTTCAACGCCCGCAGGGTGCCGTCGACGGTCTTCAGGTCGACGACCCCCTCGAACCGGATCCCGGTCATCACCACCTTCGAGCCGGTGAGCTTCGACGGCGTGCCCACCGTGGGTTGTCCCGGCTCGGCGCCGATCCGGGGCAGCGGCTTGCCCGGCTCGACCGGCCCGGGTTGCTCGGGCTCGTCGGGCGTGGGAGTCACGCAGGCCGGCGGGGCGGACGTCGTGGCCGGGGCGGGTGACGCCGTGGGCGACCGGTCGGGGGTGACGCCCGGCGTCGCCGTGGCCGGGATCGGGGTCGGGGTCGGGGTCGGCTGTTCCCGGTCTTCGTCGCCGGTGAGGTCTCCGATCCCCCCGACGATGTCGCTGACCAGGTCGCCGTGCGACGCGTCGGAAGTGGTGGGGCGGGCCGTACCGGGATCAGGTGTGGGGGCGTCACCGGGAGTCGGGGTGGCAGACGGGCCGGGCGTCGGAGAACCACCGGGCCTCCAGCAACTCCACCCCGTCCGCCCGAACCCGGTCCGACGCCGCGACCGCCCGGAACCCCACCATCAGCCCAGCCGGGAAGGGCCAGGCTTGGGAACCCTGGTACGACATCTCCGCCACCGGGACCCCAGCCTCCTCGACCAGTTCCCGACGCACCGCGTCCTCCAGGCTCTCGCCCACCTCGACGAACCCGGCCAGCGTCGACCAGCCGTCCGGCCCCGCGCCGGCGTGCCGGGCGAGGAGGCAATGGGCGGGCGGGCCGGGTGTCTCGACCAGCACGATGACCGCCGGCTCGATCCGGGGGAAGAGCAGTCGACCGCAGTCCGTACCGGCACAGCGCCGCACGTGCCCACCCGCCGCCGGGAGCGTCGCCGCCCCGCAGCCGCCGCAGAACCGCTGGTGCCGGTGCCAGTACAGCAGGCCCCTCGCGTACGCCTGGAGAGCCGCCTCCGCCGCGTCCAGCGTCCCCACGATCGCCCGTACGTCCACCGAGGCGCCCGCGCCCGCCAGGGCCAACGCGCGCTCCTCGGTCAGCGGGGAGAGGTCCACCGCGAAGATCGCTCGCCCACCGCTGGCCGGAGTGACGTCGACTACCCCGTCGACCGGAGAGACGCCGGGTACGCCGTCGACCGGAGAGACGCCGGGTACGCCGTCGACCGGGTCGTCGAGACCGAGGAAGACCACCTCACCGGCTTCGGCCAGCAGCGCGGCGGCGTCCACGGCCA contains:
- a CDS encoding PHP domain-containing protein → MSRDPVADLRRIAFLLERANEATYRVRAFRSAATTLAALPTGELTERARTGKLTELTGVGDVTARCVVESLAGEEPVYLRRLAATEGTDLDAAATDLRTALRGDCHTHSDWSDGGSPIEEMTLAAVELGHEYLVLTDHSPRLKVARGLTADRLRRQLDHVAQLNDALPEGFRVLTGIEVDILADGSLDQSEELLARLDVVVGSVHSGLNDDRARMTRRMLTAVANPHLDILGHCTGRMVSSRPAGVKGPGDRAHRPRTRAESDFDADAVFAACAEHGKAVEINSRPERQDPPKRLIRRALEAGCVFAVNTDAHAPGQLDWQRFGCERAARCGVTVDRVVNTRSADELIAWARSHGDA
- a CDS encoding DMT family transporter; translated protein: MTPDSTPDRAPLRSWLPGFVLLAAIWGSSFLFIKIGIRELHPVYVTLGRVGTGALTLLVVLAVLRDRLPRDRRLWLHLTVVAAFGVALPFTLFGYGEQRIPSMLAGIWNATTPLVVLPLAVLVFRTERLTARRAVGLGLGFAGVLVVLGVWQGVGGATFTGQLMCFGAAACYGLAVPYQKRFVAGRAVSGLALSAAQLLLATVQLAVVAPLVAGAPPVPTALSWDVVASVLALGAFGTGLAFVINMHNIRVIGASAASTVTYLIPVFAVLIGALVLDETPTWHQPVGALVVLLGVAVSQGFLRWPGRPETMTARAVPTVAARN
- a CDS encoding Uma2 family endonuclease produces the protein MAMPMQFDPLVDLDGMWTTTLADRYLPLPELPQARYECIDGRLVMTPAEVGSNSFGEIRFARLLAPAVEAAGFYVYGQVNLTFGPQRWIQPDVTVLHTLPATDEEDRWVPAPLCTMAVEFVSPGSRRQDCVDKPRRCAEGGVPYFMRVEIVRRLRSASVEFFALDTAGGYAPVAKAVGGERLTVDAPFPIALDPAELLP
- a CDS encoding DUF885 domain-containing protein translates to MGRIDDLANRYVVEWAELNPAGATYTGIAGHDDRLDDLSPDGYAARAELDRRTLAELDVIEPDTLAERTAKEAMQERLGLTLARYDAGEETSAINVIASGLHDIRAVFDLMPTEGEQAVANVAARLHQFAGALDGYKTTLREAADAGHVSSRAQMIEVAKQCDVWTDPGGDNFFHGLVERLGADGTLGADLRRGAAAATAATAGFGQFLRTELAPRGREKQAAGRERYELASQYFLGAKIDLDETYAWGFEELARLEADMRTAAARIVGPGATVDEAVALLDADPARTIQGKEAFRDWMQALADKAVGELHGTHFDIPEQVRRIECCLAPTSDGGIYYTGPSEDFSRPGRMWWAVPQGVTDFSTWREVTTVYHEGVPGHHLQVGQTAVRAELLNRWQRLLCWVSGHGEGWALYAERLMEDLGYLEDPGDRLGMLDAQAFRAARVIVDIGMHLELEIPRDNPFGFHPGERWTPELGWEFMRAHCRVPDENLRFELNRYLGWPGQAPSYKVGERIWLQARDEAKTRKGADFDLKEFHRQALDLGALGLDPLRRALARL